A genome region from Anolis carolinensis isolate JA03-04 chromosome 6, rAnoCar3.1.pri, whole genome shotgun sequence includes the following:
- the cdk5 gene encoding cyclin-dependent kinase 5: protein MPGVVVPRPGAENTHTQREKEEGRCGVAAMQKYEKLEKIGEGTYGTVFKAKNRETHEIVALKRVRLDDDDEGVPSSALREICLLKELKHKNIVRLHDVLHSDKKLTLVFEFCDQDLKKYFDSCNGDLDPEIVKSFMYQLLKGLAFCHSRNVLHRDLKPQNLLINRNGELKLADFGLARAFGIPVRCYSAEVVTLWYRPPDVLFGAKLYSTSIDMWSAGCIFAELANAGRPLFPGNDVDDQLKRIFRLLGTPTEEQWPGMTKLPDYKPYPMYPATTSLVNVVPKLNTTGRDLLQNLLKCNPVHRISAEDALQHPYFTDFCPP from the exons atgccgggagttgtagttccccgcCCGGGcgcagaaaacacacacacacagagagagaaggaggaggggcgTTGCGGGGTGGCCGCGATGCAGAAATACGAGAAGCTGGAGAAGATCGGGGAAG GAACCTACGGGACCGTCTTCAAGGCCAAGAACCGCGAGACGCACGAGATCGTGGCCCTCAAGAGGGTCCGGCTGGACGACGACGACGAG ggggtgccCAGCTCGGCCTTGCGGGAGATCTGCCTCCTGAAGGAGCTCAAGCACAAGAACATCGTCAG GTTGCATGACGTCCTCCACAGCGACAAGAAGCTCACTCTGGTCTTTGAGTTCTGCGACCAG GACCTCAAGAAATATTTTGACAGCTGCAATGGGGACTTGGACCCTGAAATTGTCAAG TCCTTCATGTACCAGCTGCTCAAGGGCCTGGCCTTCTGCCACAGCCGCAACGTCCTGCACCGGGACCTCAAGCCCCAGAACCTGCTCATCAATCGG AACGGGGAGCTGAAGCTGGCGGACTTTGGCCTGGCCAGGGCCTTCGGCATCCCCGTCCGGTGCTACTCGGCCGAG GTGGTGACCCTCTGGTACCGCCCGCCGGACGTCCTCTTTGGGGCCAAGCTCTACTCCACCTCCATCGACATGTGGTCGGCCGGGTGCATCTTCGCAG AGCTGGCGAATGCAGGGCGGCCCCTCTTTCCAGGCAACGACGTGGACGACCAGCTGAAGCGCATCTTCCG GCTGCTGGGGACCCCGACCGAGGAGCAGTGGCCGGGAATGACCAAGCTCCCCGATTACAAG CCGTACCCCATGTACCCGGCCACAACCTCCCTGGTCAACGTGGTGCCCAAGCTCAACACCACCGGGCGGGACCTCCTCCAG AACCTGCTGAAGTGCAACCCGGTGCACCGGATCTCGGCGGAGGACGCCCTGCAGCACCCCTATTTCACGGACTTCTGCCCCCCCTGA
- the asic3 gene encoding acid-sensing ion channel 3, whose amino-acid sequence MEKPPDPQPPPREAPPDPEPPISPSFSASLAAFAGGCTLHGLSHVFLPGPLTPRRLAWAGAVLAALGAFLFQAAERVRYFRGYPRVTTLDEAEGRALLFPAVSLCNFNRARRSRLTPDDLRWVGPPLLGVEPPDFPRYLQALGWEGPPALGPFFPSTRFDMQAFVGRTGHRMEDMLLGCRFGGRECGPANFTSIFTRLGKCYTFNSGAPGYERLSVIRGGTGNGLELMLNIQQDEYLPVWGDTEETSYEAGIKVQIHSQEEPPSIDQLGFGVAPGFQTFVSCQEQRLFYLPPPWGVCKSSPAESAFFANYSMAGCRLECETRYVAEKCNCRMVHMPGNGIVCSPEQYKECADPALDFLVEKDNEFCACETPCEMVRYGKELSVVRIPSKASAKYLAKKYNRSEQYIAENLLVLDIFFEALNYETIEQKKAYDVAGLLGDIGGQMGLFIGASFLTILEILDYLYDVLRDKLWGLYQARKQAQKSDSDTMEYMDLPRGPPRESRAPAAPPPPRYRLLPRFFSAWGGDKSPVVPMGRKVGGNTPLGLLLRPLG is encoded by the exons TGACCCCGCGGCGCCTGGCCTGGGCGGGGGCGGTCCTGGCGGCGCTGGGGGCCTTCCTGTTCCAGGCGGCGGAGCGGGTGCGCTACTTCCGGGGCTACCCCCGGGTGACCACGCTGGACGAGGCCGAGGGGCGCGCCCTGCTCTTCCCGGCCGTCAGCCTCTGCAACTTCAACCGCGCCCGGCGCTCCCGGCTGACCCCCGACGACCTGCGCTGGGTGGGCCCCCCGCTGCTGGGCGTGGAGCCCCCCGACTTCCCCCGGTACCTGCAGGCCCTGGGCTGGGAGGGGCCCCCCGCCCTCGGGCCCTTCTTCCCCAGCACTCGCTTCGACATGCAGGCCTTCGTGGGGCGCACCGGGCACCGGATGGAGGACATGCTGCTCGGATGCCGCTTCGGGGGCCGGGAGTGCGGCCCAGCAAACTTCACTTCT ATCTTCACCCGCCTGGGCAAGTGCTACACCTTCAACTCGGGGGCCCCCGGCTACGAACGGCTCTCCGTGATCCGGGGGGGCACCGGCAACGGCCTGGAGCTGATGCTGAACATCCAGCAGGACGAGTACCTGCCCGTCTGGGGGGACACCG AGGAGACCTCCTACGAGGCCGGCATCAAGGTGCAGATCCACAGCCAGGAGGAGCCCCCCTCCATCGACCAGCTGGGCTTCGGCGTGGCCCCCGGGTTCCAGACCTTCGTCTCCTGCCAGGAGCAACGG CTCTTCTACCTCCCTCCCCCGTGGGGCGTCTGCAAGTCCAGCCCCGCCGAGTCCGCCTTCTTCGCCAACTACAGCATGGCCGGATGCCGCCTGGAGTGCGAGACGCGCTACGTGGCCGAGAAGTGCAACTGCCGCATGGTGCACATGCCAG GGAATGGCATCGTCTGCTCTCCGGAGCAATACAAGGAGTGTGCCGACCCGGCCCTGG ACTTCCTGGTGGAGAAGGACAACGAGTTCTGTGCCTGCGAGACCCCCTGCGAAATGGTGCGCTACGGGAAGGAGCTCTCGGTGGTCCGGATCCCCAGCAAGGCCTCCGCCAAGTACTTGGCCAAGAAGTACAACCGCAGCGAGCAGTACATTGC GGAGAACCTGCTGGTGCTGGACATCTTCTTTGAGGCTCTGAACTACGAGACCATTGAGCAGAAGAAGGCCTACGACGTGGCTGGGCTGCTGG GAGACATTGGGGGCCAGATGGGCCTCTTCATCGGAGCCAGCTTCCTCACCATCCTGGAGATCCTGGACTATCTGTATGAC GTTCTGCGAGACAAGCTCTGGGGCCTCTACCAGGCGAGGAAGCAGGCCCAGAAGAGTGACAGCGACACCATG GAATACATGGATCTTCCCCGTGGGCCCCCCAGGGAGAGCAGAGCCCCCGCGGCCCCACCACCACCCAGGTACAGGCTCCTTCCCAGGTTTTTCTCTGCATGGGGAGGGGATAAGAGTCCAGTGGTGCCGATGGGGAGGAAGGTGGGGGGCAACACTCCGCTGGGCTTGCTCCTCAGGCCTCTGGGTTAA